The window CATCATTCGCATTTATCTCAACGGACCATACAGCGTATATTATATACAGAGAGTAATTACTCTAAGAAGACAAAAGAGTCCATTAATAATTACTTAGGTAAAGAACTGCTTTAGTAGGGCTGTTTCATAATATGTTTTTGCGTTACTTATAGTTATCAAGGAAAATCAGTTTCTTGAGAATGCAACGTATAGAATGTATTATGAGATAGTCCTTTTGTAATATATATGCATTTATGGTATAATCTATTTAATGTACTGTGTATACAATGAACATAGTACGGATTACCTGTAAGCATAATGAGAAACAACAAAATAAGCATATAAATTAGAGTAATACACGTTAATTATTTGACATGCTCATACCCAAGATATATAATTATTTTAAGGGCTTCAACAATAAGGAGTGTATTGCTCTGAAAAGTATCAAGATTGGGGATAGATTTTATGGTAGAAAAGAAAATTTCAACAGCGGTTATTAAGCGATTACCAAAATACTACAGATACTTAGGAGACTTATTAGAGAATGACGTGGTGAGGATTTCATCCAAGGAATTAAGTCAGCGAATGGGTGTAACAGCGTCTCAGATAAGACAAGACCTTAACAATTTCGGCGGATTTGGACAGCAAGGTTACGGATATAATGTTGAATATTTATATAATGCTATTGGTAAAATATTAGGACTTGAAAACAAGTATAATACCATAATTATCGGTGCTGGTAACTTGGGACAGGCACTTGCTAATTATACAAACTTCGATAAAAGAGGTTTTAAAGTAAAAGGATTGTTTGATGTAAACCCGCGACTAGTGGGGATTACAGTAAGAGGTATTGAAATACAAGATTTAGATGAAATGGAGCATTTTATAAAAGAGAATGCCATTGATATTGC is drawn from Vallitalea pronyensis and contains these coding sequences:
- a CDS encoding redox-sensing transcriptional repressor Rex — protein: MVEKKISTAVIKRLPKYYRYLGDLLENDVVRISSKELSQRMGVTASQIRQDLNNFGGFGQQGYGYNVEYLYNAIGKILGLENKYNTIIIGAGNLGQALANYTNFDKRGFKVKGLFDVNPRLVGITVRGIEIQDLDEMEHFIKENAIDIAVLTLPKQKAPKIANDLVHYGIKGIWNFAPVDLKLSNKDVVVENVHLLDSLMTLSYNIKERI